One genomic segment of Candidatus Methanomethylophilaceae archaeon includes these proteins:
- a CDS encoding TATA-box-binding protein yields MGVRMGIENISAVIDTGSPIDLDRVHSCFGNAKMHAQKAKMISYRIRKPKAFVEIFASGKITMSGLVTMDEVKSAGAAVLRDLEPAGVIPPEDPEPRIYNMVASGDAGASLDLPDLLLNLGTDRAEYEPEQFPGLIYRMDDPQVTVLLFSSGRMVCTGSPDPAEISRAADIIFGKLQEILRTKTA; encoded by the coding sequence ATGGGCGTAAGAATGGGTATAGAGAACATTTCCGCTGTGATCGATACGGGTTCGCCCATCGACCTCGACCGCGTTCATTCCTGCTTCGGCAACGCCAAGATGCACGCACAAAAAGCCAAAATGATCTCATACCGCATCAGAAAGCCCAAAGCGTTCGTAGAGATTTTCGCATCCGGAAAGATAACCATGTCCGGCCTCGTCACCATGGATGAGGTTAAATCAGCCGGGGCCGCAGTCCTGAGGGATCTTGAGCCGGCAGGCGTCATTCCGCCTGAAGATCCGGAACCCAGAATATACAACATGGTCGCCTCCGGGGATGCGGGAGCCTCTCTGGATCTTCCGGATCTGCTTCTGAATCTGGGGACTGACAGAGCGGAATACGAACCGGAGCAGTTCCCCGGGCTCATTTATAGGATGGACGACCCGCAGGTAACCGTGCTGCTGTTCAGCTCCGGCCGGATGGTCTGCACCGGGAGCCCGGACCCTGCTGAAATATCCCGGGCGGCCGACATCATCTTCGGTAAGCTGCAGGAAATCCTCCGGACGAAGACGGCCTGA
- a CDS encoding TraB/GumN family protein: MITIIGTGHVFNLAEPVAFIVHHTWPDAVLIELDVKRYNYLMRVQSGEEFPKDGKASPIYRQNSKYQQKVSKQYGNKVGGEFLAAIQMGKLEGADIIPIDTEAEETLKQIWEEMSVSEKARYRLSGIRDSLIGSRSAETAQKRFAADEDAYMESMRRRYPTLVRKLIDERNVHMADQINKASEKYSNMVVVVGDGHVEGICSMLKDPMVRKIRLEDLMDHDRLNEVRKMVYNGDTER; this comes from the coding sequence ATGATCACGATTATCGGTACTGGGCACGTCTTCAATCTGGCCGAGCCTGTGGCCTTCATCGTGCATCACACATGGCCTGATGCTGTTCTTATAGAGCTGGACGTGAAGCGCTACAATTATCTGATGCGCGTCCAAAGCGGCGAGGAATTCCCCAAAGACGGAAAAGCTTCGCCGATTTACCGCCAGAATTCGAAGTACCAGCAGAAAGTATCGAAACAGTACGGGAACAAGGTCGGCGGCGAATTCCTCGCGGCAATCCAGATGGGAAAATTGGAAGGCGCAGATATCATACCCATCGATACGGAAGCCGAAGAGACGCTGAAGCAGATATGGGAGGAGATGTCCGTATCCGAGAAGGCCCGCTACAGACTCTCCGGAATACGCGACAGCCTGATCGGCAGCCGCAGCGCCGAGACCGCTCAGAAGAGGTTCGCCGCGGACGAGGACGCATACATGGAGTCTATGCGCCGCAGATATCCCACATTGGTCAGGAAGCTCATAGACGAGAGGAACGTCCACATGGCCGATCAGATAAACAAAGCCTCAGAGAAGTATTCCAACATGGTCGTGGTGGTCGGCGACGGGCATGTCGAGGGCATCTGCTCCATGCTGAAGGATCCGATGGTCAGGAAGATCCGTCTGGAAGATCTGATGGATCACGACCGTCTGAATGAAGTGCGCAAAATGGTTTACAACGGAGACACGGAGAGATGA
- a CDS encoding 4Fe-4S binding protein, whose protein sequence is MVTVNESECVGCGACADVCPNEAITVDDIAIIDAGKCVDCGACVDECPSSAITQ, encoded by the coding sequence ATGGTTACAGTAAACGAATCTGAGTGCGTCGGCTGCGGAGCATGCGCGGACGTCTGCCCCAACGAAGCGATCACTGTCGACGACATCGCAATCATCGACGCTGGAAAATGCGTTGACTGCGGAGCTTGCGTCGACGAGTGCCCCTCGTCCGCTATCACCCAGTGA
- a CDS encoding methyltransferase has protein sequence MRYRPEFRVAEDPDVYPPSEDSILLIESLEVHPGERVLEIGCGSGIVSMHCAAEGCEVVAGDINPKAVDLARRNLADNNLPADVKETDVYSAIEGRFDTIVFNLPYLPVDEEGLLAKAWSGGPDGLGPLPELLRGAPEHLNEGGRVVIVVSSLMDQSSLGDVLEGHDIRILGKTKLFFEELSVVEIRNLRKGKHQNEIVARE, from the coding sequence ATGAGATACAGGCCGGAATTCCGCGTCGCCGAAGATCCCGATGTATATCCGCCGTCCGAGGACAGCATCCTGCTGATAGAATCGTTGGAGGTGCATCCAGGCGAAAGGGTGCTGGAGATTGGCTGCGGCTCCGGGATCGTCTCGATGCATTGCGCCGCGGAAGGCTGCGAAGTTGTCGCCGGGGACATCAACCCGAAGGCCGTGGATCTTGCTCGCAGGAACCTCGCCGACAACAATCTTCCCGCGGATGTTAAGGAAACCGACGTGTACAGCGCCATAGAAGGGCGTTTCGACACTATAGTTTTCAATCTCCCCTATCTCCCGGTGGACGAGGAAGGCTTGCTGGCAAAGGCATGGTCCGGAGGCCCCGACGGTTTGGGACCTCTGCCTGAGCTTCTTAGGGGGGCCCCCGAGCACCTCAATGAAGGCGGAAGAGTCGTCATAGTCGTGTCTTCATTGATGGACCAATCCTCTCTCGGAGACGTTTTGGAAGGGCATGACATAAGAATCCTCGGGAAGACCAAGCTGTTCTTCGAGGAGCTTTCCGTGGTTGAGATTCGTAATCTCCGAAAGGGCAAACATCAGAACGAAATAGTCGCACGCGAATAA
- a CDS encoding 30S ribosomal protein S17e: protein MKDMGRIRPTYIKRVAIELVNKYPQAFSKDFEGNKEMVSALTDVSSVTMRNRIAGYISRYLSRPEA from the coding sequence GTGAAAGATATGGGAAGAATAAGACCCACCTACATCAAGAGAGTCGCCATTGAGCTTGTCAACAAGTATCCTCAGGCTTTCAGCAAGGATTTTGAGGGCAACAAAGAAATGGTCAGCGCTCTCACTGATGTCTCATCGGTGACTATGAGGAACAGGATCGCAGGATACATCTCCCGCTACCTGTCTCGCCCTGAGGCATGA
- a CDS encoding cobalamin-dependent protein (Presence of a B(12) (cobalamin)-binding domain implies dependence on cobalamin itself, in one of its several forms, or in some unusual lineages, dependence on a cobalamin-like analog.) produces the protein MVATDAIGNIAVNSTPDIEEIISDVKDCILKYKINNMAPCLNRAIEAGIAPEILLNKGMIAAMDEIGEGFKQNMVFMPQMLIAAKTMQIGLKILEPFLKSSDSCSPRGKAIVGSVMGDVHDIGKNLVTVMLQGAGFSVKDLGADVPPEKFIEEMDRDPAVSVVACSSSMTPTRESLKETVDLLNARPDRANFGIFVGGATMDQSFCDKIGADVYTEDAASAAKRASEYASGLSIKTVGEKAREEALRKVAKAQETRAQESAEPASRRHLEPPMILKLKAEGRYDREKLSIWDNLQEWLKHDEGCPDAFLNQYFFDVLFDPVMMNSRNLVDEFVDPKPVYMDGWGVTHSIPKGSAGSHPEEGEDVLVIKDITKWKEQVKGQPMTSGFPEEAWDLAKQQMKAAEDAGRPYAIPMFPGLFERTHFLMGMKQALTAFYEHPEEMHELIDWVVDWECRSLDEVMAHTHAPILFHHDDWGTAINSFLDPATHREFFLEPYKKIYQHFRDLGGKVVIHHSDSYAANLVEIDIEAGVDIWQGPVSSNNIDELIDKYGDRFLFMGGIDNAEIDLPDWTEEGVEEFVRQRIERNGCRSYIPCLTRGLGFSIVPGVYDAVTRAIDKISKEKF, from the coding sequence ATGGTTGCCACAGATGCGATAGGAAACATAGCGGTCAACAGCACCCCTGACATCGAGGAAATAATCTCCGATGTGAAGGACTGCATACTGAAATACAAGATCAACAACATGGCACCCTGCCTGAACAGGGCCATAGAAGCGGGGATCGCCCCCGAAATCCTCCTCAACAAGGGGATGATAGCCGCGATGGACGAGATCGGAGAGGGCTTCAAACAGAACATGGTTTTCATGCCCCAGATGCTCATAGCGGCGAAGACCATGCAGATCGGACTCAAGATTCTCGAGCCCTTCCTGAAATCCTCTGACAGCTGCTCCCCCAGAGGAAAGGCGATCGTCGGGTCCGTCATGGGAGACGTCCACGACATAGGGAAGAACCTCGTCACTGTCATGCTCCAGGGCGCTGGATTCTCCGTCAAGGATCTGGGCGCCGACGTCCCGCCCGAGAAATTCATCGAGGAAATGGACAGGGACCCGGCCGTCAGCGTTGTTGCCTGCTCCTCATCCATGACCCCTACCCGCGAATCCCTGAAAGAGACCGTCGACCTCCTTAACGCCAGGCCGGACAGAGCAAACTTCGGGATCTTTGTCGGAGGCGCCACTATGGACCAGTCCTTCTGCGACAAAATCGGCGCAGACGTATACACCGAGGACGCCGCTTCCGCCGCCAAGAGGGCATCGGAATACGCATCCGGGCTGTCCATCAAGACCGTCGGAGAGAAAGCCAGAGAAGAGGCCCTCAGAAAGGTTGCCAAAGCCCAGGAGACCAGAGCCCAGGAATCCGCCGAACCCGCCAGCCGCCGCCACCTTGAGCCCCCGATGATCCTAAAACTCAAAGCGGAAGGCAGATACGACAGAGAGAAGCTCAGCATCTGGGACAATCTCCAGGAGTGGCTCAAGCACGACGAGGGCTGCCCCGACGCATTCCTCAACCAGTACTTCTTCGATGTGCTGTTCGACCCCGTCATGATGAACTCCAGGAACCTCGTCGACGAGTTCGTCGACCCCAAGCCCGTCTACATGGACGGGTGGGGAGTCACCCATTCCATCCCCAAGGGATCCGCCGGTTCCCACCCTGAAGAGGGCGAAGACGTCCTCGTCATCAAGGACATAACCAAGTGGAAAGAGCAGGTCAAAGGACAGCCCATGACTTCTGGATTCCCCGAGGAAGCTTGGGATCTCGCCAAACAGCAGATGAAAGCCGCAGAGGATGCCGGACGCCCCTATGCCATCCCCATGTTCCCCGGGCTCTTCGAAAGGACCCACTTCCTCATGGGGATGAAGCAGGCCCTGACCGCATTCTACGAGCATCCTGAAGAGATGCACGAGCTCATCGACTGGGTCGTCGACTGGGAATGCAGATCGCTGGACGAGGTCATGGCCCACACCCACGCGCCCATCCTCTTCCACCACGACGACTGGGGAACCGCCATCAACTCCTTCCTGGACCCCGCTACCCACAGGGAGTTCTTCCTCGAGCCCTACAAGAAAATCTACCAGCACTTCAGAGACCTGGGCGGAAAGGTCGTCATCCACCATTCCGACTCCTACGCGGCCAATCTGGTCGAGATCGACATCGAAGCCGGCGTGGACATCTGGCAGGGGCCCGTCAGCTCCAACAACATCGACGAGCTCATCGACAAATACGGGGACAGGTTCCTCTTCATGGGCGGCATCGACAACGCAGAGATCGACCTCCCCGACTGGACCGAGGAAGGCGTCGAGGAATTCGTCAGGCAAAGGATCGAGAGGAACGGATGCAGGAGCTACATCCCCTGCCTGACCCGCGGCCTCGGATTCTCCATCGTGCCCGGCGTTTACGACGCTGTGACCAGAGCCATAGACAAAATCTCCAAGGAGAAATTCTGA
- a CDS encoding HAD-IB family phosphatase — protein MRKYDLVCFDMDGVLTKVRSSWAWVHECFGVDSEPNYRAFCNGEIDEKEFMRRDIALWKGVNPDVSIRDIAVLFRDMPLIGGIQETIACLNECRIKSYIVSGGIDLAAEMLTKEYGFDGYVADHICTDPSGKLTGEGIVVVDLSDKGLSVRPLIEKFGTAKERTASIGNSFTDIRMFESTGMSIAFNPTDPYTEEAATYTVKSDNLSDVLDYILEDDSPA, from the coding sequence ATGAGAAAATACGACCTCGTCTGCTTCGATATGGACGGCGTCCTGACAAAAGTGCGCAGCTCATGGGCTTGGGTGCACGAATGCTTCGGAGTCGACAGCGAACCCAATTACAGAGCGTTCTGCAACGGCGAGATCGATGAGAAAGAGTTCATGAGACGCGACATCGCCCTTTGGAAAGGAGTCAACCCTGACGTCAGCATAAGGGACATAGCCGTCCTGTTCCGCGACATGCCCCTGATCGGCGGAATCCAGGAGACCATAGCCTGCCTGAACGAGTGCAGGATCAAGAGCTACATAGTCAGCGGCGGGATCGATCTGGCCGCAGAGATGCTGACCAAAGAATACGGATTCGATGGTTACGTGGCGGACCACATATGCACGGATCCCTCGGGGAAGCTCACCGGAGAGGGCATAGTTGTCGTGGACTTGTCGGACAAAGGACTCAGCGTAAGACCTCTGATAGAGAAGTTCGGCACGGCAAAAGAAAGGACCGCATCGATCGGGAACTCGTTCACAGACATCAGAATGTTCGAATCCACCGGGATGTCGATAGCCTTCAACCCCACCGATCCGTACACGGAAGAGGCCGCCACTTACACAGTGAAATCTGACAACCTGTCAGACGTCCTCGACTACATCCTCGAAGACGATTCGCCTGCATAA
- a CDS encoding MBL fold metallo-hydrolase: MIQLDILAVGNLIRNEDGSILKADSTSVLVRSGDRIIVVDPSTEYLRPAVRTSFKQIGVFPKDVDTVILTHAHSDHTENLDLYRNAEVIIHSGSDAEIPGAKVVNGEEIRICQGVRMVHTPGHCPEHCSVFVDSDRHYVIAGDAVPLEDNFRKMIPPRLNTDPDLALQSIKNIRDYADVVIPGHGFPFMTDR; this comes from the coding sequence ATGATTCAGTTGGACATCCTAGCCGTGGGGAATCTTATCCGCAACGAAGACGGAAGCATCCTGAAAGCGGATTCCACGTCGGTCCTTGTCCGGTCCGGGGACAGGATCATAGTCGTCGACCCAAGCACGGAGTATCTGAGGCCGGCGGTGAGGACCTCGTTCAAGCAGATCGGCGTTTTCCCGAAGGACGTTGACACAGTGATCCTCACCCACGCCCACAGCGACCACACGGAGAATCTGGATCTCTACCGCAACGCGGAGGTCATCATCCATTCCGGATCCGATGCTGAAATACCCGGCGCCAAAGTCGTTAACGGCGAGGAGATAAGGATATGCCAGGGCGTCAGGATGGTCCACACTCCCGGGCATTGTCCGGAGCACTGCTCCGTGTTCGTGGATTCGGACAGGCATTACGTCATCGCCGGGGATGCGGTCCCACTGGAGGACAATTTCAGGAAGATGATTCCACCCAGACTCAACACCGATCCCGACCTAGCTTTGCAAAGTATTAAGAACATCAGGGATTACGCCGACGTAGTCATCCCGGGGCATGGGTTCCCGTTCATGACGGACAGGTGA
- a CDS encoding DUF2284 domain-containing protein: MDLEKFESLRSPRITFVSEFSLADAGIRVDESIRSYCEQNLCGMCGKNWACPPYVPSVEICRNIVASYGGMILIRTTFPRTSLFDLEEMDAASEEHHSVVKAIRKEFREKCEGKTMILSAGGCRNCRECSCPKEPCRDPKNKMNSIESYAIDLDSFLIKNRIPRRGGSDEQSFFAMVLFRLSKRGRWSEPESSGMKRKNRWAKVPAKIGRRLWHHCWIADEGHSSTQVPQSTHLD, translated from the coding sequence ATGGATCTGGAAAAATTTGAATCTCTGCGCAGCCCGCGCATAACTTTCGTGAGCGAATTCAGCCTGGCCGATGCCGGGATCAGAGTCGACGAAAGCATAAGGTCTTACTGCGAGCAGAACCTGTGCGGAATGTGCGGAAAGAACTGGGCGTGCCCGCCGTACGTACCATCGGTCGAGATCTGCAGAAACATCGTCGCATCATACGGCGGCATGATTCTGATAAGAACCACATTTCCGAGAACGAGCCTGTTCGATCTGGAAGAGATGGATGCGGCCTCCGAAGAACACCACTCCGTCGTCAAAGCGATAAGGAAAGAATTCAGAGAGAAATGCGAGGGCAAGACGATGATTCTGTCGGCAGGCGGATGCAGGAACTGCCGGGAATGCAGCTGCCCGAAAGAGCCGTGCAGAGACCCGAAAAACAAGATGAACTCTATAGAGTCGTATGCCATCGATCTGGATTCTTTCCTCATCAAAAACAGGATTCCGCGCCGGGGAGGCAGCGATGAGCAGTCGTTCTTCGCCATGGTGCTTTTCCGACTTTCGAAAAGAGGGAGATGGTCCGAACCGGAATCATCTGGAATGAAACGCAAAAATAGATGGGCTAAGGTGCCGGCGAAAATAGGCCGGCGTTTATGGCATCACTGCTGGATCGCAGACGAGGGGCACTCGTCGACGCAGGTCCCGCAGTCGACGCATTTGGACTGA
- a CDS encoding FAD-dependent thymidylate synthase: protein MKVELLAYTPNADAICAAAGNSCYSSKPASEIMGGIDSERILSKVVGMGHHSVVEHATFTFSVEGVSRALTHQLVRHRIASFSQQSQRYVSLKDPSYVRPHTVENNPDASKIFDETMDRIWEAYRALEEMGVPAEDARYLLPNGCTTNIVVTMNARELLHFFSLRCCGRAQWEIREMAEKMLALCVEVSPAIFSDAGPPCMRGPCPEGKLSCGKPRRS from the coding sequence ATGAAAGTCGAACTGCTAGCTTATACGCCCAATGCGGACGCCATATGCGCCGCCGCCGGGAATTCATGCTATTCCTCCAAGCCCGCCTCGGAGATAATGGGAGGCATCGATTCGGAGAGGATACTGTCCAAAGTCGTCGGCATGGGGCACCATTCGGTGGTGGAGCACGCCACGTTCACGTTCTCGGTGGAAGGCGTCTCCCGCGCTCTGACGCATCAGCTGGTCAGGCATAGGATAGCGTCGTTCTCGCAGCAGAGCCAGAGGTACGTTTCTCTGAAGGATCCGTCCTATGTGAGGCCCCATACGGTCGAAAACAATCCGGATGCCTCGAAGATCTTCGACGAAACCATGGACAGGATATGGGAAGCCTATCGCGCATTGGAGGAGATGGGTGTGCCAGCGGAGGATGCTAGATACTTGCTGCCTAACGGGTGCACCACCAACATCGTCGTCACCATGAACGCGCGCGAGCTGCTCCATTTCTTCTCGCTGAGGTGCTGCGGGCGTGCCCAATGGGAGATCCGCGAGATGGCCGAGAAAATGCTTGCGCTTTGCGTGGAAGTCTCTCCCGCGATATTCAGCGATGCAGGTCCGCCGTGCATGAGGGGGCCGTGCCCAGAGGGTAAGCTGTCCTGCGGGAAGCCCAGGCGCAGCTGA
- a CDS encoding NFACT family protein, translating to MKKEMSSFDVRSIVTEISGIEGAHMDKIFHWGAKNVLFRLNVQGEGKRELFFKDGKWLYSPSVKPETPTMPTSFASFLRKYIDNARVGKVRQIGFDRAIELELAKSDGDYKLVFEMFGGGNVLLIKDGVILNCLIQKTWKDRSVRPGSEYVVPKSRFDPTGSSEEEFVAAFRSSDSDAVRTLATSANLGGQYAEEVCKRIGIDKSTPAKDVEDGQISKMYEAMKGIMGYAMESPEPTAYLKDGKIEDFAPMKLESRSDLESRSYPTMSAMIHDFMLQIADEEEEAYVDPEIEKLRRRIAKQEETIAEYTEAESELRRKAESIYTDYQKTSELLAVLSEQSKKLPWDKLEAGAMRIPFVESIDPSKNRVVAKLGDESVELDYTKGIDANASDLYQKAKDISDKAGGAKEALEESKTILARAQKHIDKAKAAAAGKAEPTKQFWFERYKWLITPGGKLVIAGRDTHTNDAIVKKHLKENDVYAHADVHGAPSVILKDGASASEEDLRCTCHFAIAQSKAWVAAVAEGSAFWVYPDQVSKTPNPGEFVPRGAFIIRGKRNYEYHLPMTLTIGEVYYQGARKVMCGPSECFAGCGKYVEIVPGRGKTGRRSNEIAKMFDVPEEEVSRILPPGDVEISKEVFPKDAPEEE from the coding sequence ATGAAGAAAGAGATGAGTTCCTTTGACGTCCGCTCCATCGTCACGGAAATCTCCGGGATCGAGGGGGCGCATATGGACAAGATATTCCACTGGGGCGCCAAGAACGTCCTTTTCCGCCTTAACGTCCAGGGCGAGGGAAAGAGGGAGCTCTTCTTCAAAGATGGGAAATGGCTCTACAGCCCGTCAGTGAAGCCGGAGACGCCCACGATGCCCACTTCGTTCGCGTCTTTTCTGAGGAAATACATCGACAACGCCCGCGTCGGGAAAGTCAGGCAGATAGGCTTCGACAGGGCCATAGAATTGGAGCTGGCCAAATCCGACGGGGACTACAAACTGGTATTCGAGATGTTCGGCGGAGGCAACGTGCTCCTCATCAAAGACGGGGTCATCCTCAACTGCCTTATCCAGAAGACCTGGAAAGACCGCTCTGTGCGCCCGGGATCGGAATATGTGGTGCCGAAATCCAGGTTCGACCCTACCGGATCGTCGGAGGAGGAATTCGTTGCAGCCTTCCGCTCCTCGGATTCGGATGCCGTCAGGACGCTGGCCACTTCCGCGAACCTCGGAGGGCAATACGCAGAGGAAGTCTGCAAGCGCATCGGAATCGACAAATCCACTCCCGCAAAAGACGTGGAAGATGGGCAGATTTCGAAGATGTATGAGGCCATGAAAGGCATCATGGGGTACGCCATGGAATCCCCGGAGCCCACTGCCTATCTCAAAGACGGGAAGATAGAGGATTTCGCCCCGATGAAGCTGGAGTCCCGCTCGGATCTCGAGAGCAGAAGCTATCCGACCATGTCCGCGATGATCCACGATTTCATGCTCCAGATAGCGGACGAAGAGGAGGAAGCCTACGTCGACCCCGAGATTGAGAAGCTCAGAAGAAGGATCGCCAAGCAGGAGGAGACCATCGCGGAATACACCGAAGCTGAGAGCGAGCTACGCAGGAAGGCGGAATCCATCTACACGGATTACCAGAAGACCAGCGAGCTGCTGGCGGTGCTCAGCGAGCAATCCAAGAAGCTGCCTTGGGACAAGCTCGAAGCCGGAGCCATGAGGATCCCGTTCGTGGAATCCATTGATCCCTCCAAGAACAGAGTGGTCGCGAAACTCGGCGATGAATCCGTGGAATTGGACTACACCAAAGGGATAGACGCCAACGCATCGGACCTCTACCAAAAGGCGAAAGACATCAGCGACAAGGCCGGCGGAGCCAAAGAAGCGCTGGAAGAGAGCAAGACCATATTGGCCAGGGCTCAGAAGCACATCGACAAGGCCAAAGCGGCGGCCGCAGGCAAAGCCGAGCCCACCAAACAATTCTGGTTCGAGAGGTACAAGTGGCTCATCACCCCCGGAGGGAAGCTGGTCATCGCCGGAAGGGACACCCACACCAACGACGCCATCGTCAAGAAGCATCTCAAAGAGAACGACGTCTATGCCCACGCCGACGTGCATGGGGCGCCGTCCGTAATCCTGAAAGATGGGGCATCCGCTTCGGAGGAGGACCTGAGATGCACCTGCCATTTCGCCATAGCACAGTCCAAAGCCTGGGTGGCCGCTGTTGCGGAGGGAAGCGCTTTCTGGGTGTATCCCGACCAGGTGAGCAAGACGCCCAACCCAGGAGAATTCGTGCCGAGAGGGGCGTTCATCATCCGCGGGAAGAGGAACTACGAGTACCATCTCCCGATGACGCTGACCATCGGCGAGGTTTACTATCAGGGAGCCAGAAAGGTCATGTGCGGCCCTTCGGAATGCTTCGCTGGATGCGGGAAATACGTGGAGATCGTCCCTGGGAGAGGGAAAACCGGGCGCAGATCCAACGAAATAGCGAAGATGTTCGATGTCCCGGAGGAAGAGGTATCAAGAATCCTGCCGCCGGGGGACGTGGAAATCTCCAAAGAGGTATTCCCCAAAGACGCTCCGGAAGAGGAATGA
- a CDS encoding 4Fe-4S binding protein → MVTINESECVGCGACADICPASAITIDEVAVVDQSKCVDCGTCVDECPSSAIQQ, encoded by the coding sequence ATGGTCACCATCAATGAGTCTGAGTGCGTAGGCTGCGGAGCATGCGCGGACATTTGTCCTGCCAGCGCCATAACCATTGACGAAGTTGCCGTTGTCGATCAGTCCAAATGCGTCGACTGCGGGACCTGCGTCGACGAGTGCCCCTCGTCTGCGATCCAGCAGTGA